GGAGTTACTATACCTTATAGGTTTCCCATACCAAGAATTGATGACATGATTGATATGCTTGCTGGTTTTAAAGTGTTTACAAAGCTTGATTTGCGTAGTGGATATCATCAAATACGTATTCGAGAAGGTGATGAATGGAAAACAGCTTTCAAGACAAAAGAAGGTTTGTATGAGTGGTTAGTCATGCCTTTTGGATTATCTAATTCTCCAAGTACCTTTATGCGCCTCATGAATCAAGTTCTACAACCTTTTCTTGGAAAGTTTGTCATagtatattttgatgacatactgatttttagcaacaatgaagaagagcatatttcacatttatctCAAGTCTTTCAGGCACTACAGGATAATGTATTATATGTAAATCTAAAAAAGTGCACTTTCTTTACAAATAAAGTCACTTTCTTGGGATATGTTGTGTCAGATACTGGTAtttctgtggatgattctaaAGTTAAGGCAATTGTGGATTGGCCTACTCCAACATCTATACGTGAAGTAAGAAGTTTTCATCGGTTAGCTTCATTCTATAGAAGATTTGTGACAAACTTCAGTACTATTGCAGCTGGCTTGACAGATTGTTTGAAGTGTGACACTTTTGTATGGACTGAAGAAGCAGATAAGAGCTTTAATCTGCTTAAGGAAAAATTGTGCAGTGCACCTGTTCTTGCCATGCCAAATTTTGATAAACCTTTTGAGATACATTGTGATGcttctgttgttggtattggtgttGTATTATCTCAAGAAGGTCATCCAGTTGCATACTatagtgaaaagaattcagataCAAGGAAGAAGTGGTATACTTATGAGTTGGAGTTAATTTCTCTAGTTCAAGCTCTTAAGAATTGGTATCCTCATCTTATTCATAGTGAGTTTGTTGTTAACACTGACAATCAAGTTCTCAAGTTCTTAAAAACTTCAACAAAGGTCAACAAGATGCATGATAGTGGTTATCTACTATCAATCAATATACCTTTTCCATTAAACATCAGAGTGGAAAACTTaatcaagttgttgatgcttTGAGTAGGAGAGCTCATCCTCTAGTTACTCTTAAACATCAGAGTTTAGCCTTTGATTTCTTGAAAGATTTGTATCATGAAGACAAAGAATTTCAGACACTATGGGAAAAGTGTGGTTCTTCAACAGGCAGTGTTGATGATTTCCTCATTCAAGATGGTTTTCTTTTTAAGGGGAATCGTTTATGTATACCACAACTTTCTTTACGTCTTTATTTAATCCAAGAATTACATGGAAGTGGCCTGGGAggacattttggacgtgataaGACTATAGCTTTGGTTGATGAACACTATTTCTGGCCATCTCTTAAAAGGGACGTTCAAAGGTACGTACAAAAATGTATGGTTTGCCAACAGTCCAAAGGGAATATTAAAAACATCGGTTTATATACGCCACTTCCAATTCCAGATGCTCCTTGGGTGGATATTAGCATGGATTTGGTGCTTGGATTACCACGTACTGCCAGGGGGAATGATTCTATTTTTGTAGTTGTTGATCGTTAttctaaaatggctcacttcatAGCCTGCAAGAAAACTACAGATGCATCCAACGTTGCTTACTTATTTTTCAAAGAAGTGGTACGTCTGCATGGAATTTCCAAGACAATTACTTCTGATAGAGACActaaatttttgagttatttctggaagtCTTTATGGATGCGTCTGGGAACTAAACTTCAGTATAGTACAACTGCTAATCCTCAAtagatggacaaactgaagttGTCAATCGATCTCTCGGAAATCTGATTCGAGCAGAAGTTATTGGTGGTAAAGAGAAGCAATAGGACAATTTTCTCCCCAACATGGAATTTGCTTATAACACTTCAGTCAATAGATCCACAGGTAAGACACCTTTTGAAattgtttattctaaggttccCAATCATATTTTGGATCTGGTTGTGCTCCCCAAGCTTCGTAAATCAAATGTTAAGGAAGATAATTTTGTTGAGAAAGCTTCCCTCATACATCAAGAAGTAAATACAAAGCTTGCAGATTCAAATCACAAGTACAAGGAAGATGCAAAGCAACATAGAAGACTCAAGACTTTTAATGAAGGAAAATTGGTTATGATTCAtctcagaaaagaaagatttcctactggtacttataacaagaccaagatgaagaaataaagaccattcaagattttgaagaaaattagtgaaaatgcttatgttattgatcttccaTCGACTTGGAACATCTCTAACATCTTTAATGTGCAAGAAATATTCACGTTCCATGGAGAGAATGAAATTCTTTCTATACTTTAACTCGAGgacgagtttctttcaagaaggggggactgatgtagtacatctttctctagatcaacaatgattgttgaacTTTTTCTTCTATATCAACTTCAATAGTTGACCCAATGGTTATGGATCAACTATGACAGTTGATCCCTTACGTCAGTTTAAGTTTGTTTGCTTTGCAAGTATTTCCTTTTATATTTTACGTTAAACTCTTTCCTTTTATCAGCTAGTGTAAGCCTATATAAAGTCTAGGTCTCTTGTTTACAAGAACACATctcttttattaatattattatcaacttTGATTATTCAAACCCTTTAATTCTTGATCATAGAATCAGGTTttaattaagtttctgacgaaacttaaaccttATCCCTGTTACCCTTATCTGTGCTACACTACAAGAACCAAGTGTGTTAATCGTTCATATTGTCATCTAATCGTTGATGATTAGACAAGGTTTAATAAACGAGTCGTGCCAGCGCCAATGCCAGTGACCGTTAATAACAGATTAGGGCATTGAATGCATTTAAGGAGGAAAAATGCGTTCTTTTATGCTTTTTCTACAAATAATAGCCGTTGTAACGGTAAAATCAGAAAAGAACAGAAATTTAATACAAATTTATATGTAACTGGATTTCCACGCAAATATGAAATCGATTCTAAATAACTATCTTCACAGTAAAAAATTAATCATCATTTTTAATCATAATgttaaagaaaataattaaaataatgtgtatttttttttgcacGATTGTATAATGTCCGCTATAACGTAAGAATGATAAATTTTCTATGGAATTCCAGTGATACACATAGGAAAATGTGTTGGGTCTCATGGGTGAAAATTTGTTTTCCAAAGAAAATGGGAGGATTGGGAGTGAAGAATTTGAGACTCACTAGTAGAGTACTAAAGGCTAAATGGGTCTGGAGATTTTCTAAGGAGAAAAAAAATATGTGGAAAAAGGTAGTTCAGCAAAAGTTTAGAAATAAAAGTGAAACTTTGATTCCAACAGATGATGCTAGACCTCATGGGAGAGGTATGTGGAAGAATATTGTAAATTCCTCTACTTTCAGGAATAAACATTTTGAGTTTCTGGTTAATAATAGTAAAGGCATCAGTAAATGGACCACTGATGGTCCATTAACGGAGAAGTACCCAGCAATTTATAAGGAAATAAGATAGAAACAAGCATCCATCTCAGATATGGTGGTTGGTGGAAGATTGCAGTGTGCCACAAAGAGAAGATTGTATTTAAATGAACAGATTGAATGAGATTTATTGTGTAACGAACTGGGCCATGTTCATGATTTTGTAGATGAGAATGATAGTGTTTAATTTCAAGGTGGTTTTTATGTGCAGAGGTGTTATGAGTTACAGTTGCAGGAGGATATTGAGTGCAATTTTGTGAAGTTTCTTTGGCAGAAGAGTATTCCACCTAAAGTTAGCTTTATGTTGTGGGCTACATTTCACAACTCTCTCCCAACTCTGTGTATGTTAAGTCATAGAGgaattaatgtccaaagtaaaCAGTGTTGTTTCTGTCAACAAGAGGAAGATGCAGCtggtcatattttcttgaactgttcttatgttgttgaattctgGTGCTTCTTTGTGAAAGCTTTTAGAATCTCGTGGGGTGTTTCCTAATACAATTTTGCAGCATTTTGAAGCCTGGAGGTTAAACAATCTTACTGGAAGATGCAAAAAGCTTTGGTGGTTGGTTAATTATGCTGTTTTTTGGCATATGTGGAAGAAAAGGTGTAACATGACTCATGGTGGAAGGCCAAAGACTGCTATTGTCTATTATTTTCTCATGAATCTGATACTTTCAATGGGTACTCTGTAAATCAGATTTTAATTCATTGGGAAACCATTCTTCATATGTGATATATGTGAAGTTTGATTCCTAGGCTGtgtattatctttttcttttaatataaccttcttttaaaaaaaaacgtAAAAAGCTAGTAAAATATCTTTTTGGAAAACGAACTTTAAAGCTTATTACTAGGAAAACATTTGGAATAGGCGTTATAACGTTAAAATGATTCTTAAAGACAACCATTATTTGCTATATGATGTAATCAATTATGTGTTGCTTTGTAACGAATATCACTAAGTGATAGTCATTGTAAAAGGAAAatctaaaggaagaaaaaagGGGATTTTGATAAAGTACACCCTGTTGAACAGTATTTCCTAAAGTATACCCGTATTTTTCTAAATTGCTAAAATACACCTAATTTCagttttccatcccgttttttcaGTAAAGCGGTTAACGGACGTTACTTTAGTGAATCTGGTCGAGTTCACTGAGATGACTAGTTAGTAAAATATCCTAAATACCCTGACTGTTACAAATCATTGAAttgtgtaaggaaaataattacTGATGATTATTATTTTGGATTTGCTCTTCCAACTGTCGTAAAAGTTTCAGCGATAAAAGCGTCTAGTACCTTCATAACTTTGACCAGAAAACATAATTCGGAATTTAATGGGCAATAAGACCTACTTACATGTTATATTGACTAttgagttttcaaggaaaagaattGTGCACAAGCTAACATGAGTAGGAAGCTCTGTCTcaagtagagctggcaaacgggcgggacggggctggcttgtgaccaacccgcgggttacgggttaatacaagcctaagcttgcgggttgaaattcttcacgggtggtcatttctccaacacgcgcccgtcccgggtaaagcttgcgggttcacgggagctcacgggttagctggtttatgttgagtcaactcgccagaaatcgatttctgggttATTTCCGGGCCTTCCGGCCACATTCAGGCcacattcaaaaactcaaaattgcaaaactaaactaattttgcatttaaaGGATTAAAAGAACACAAATTACAAatactagtcattagtagtttaaatactttagttacagtacttcatcagttcatgTCATGATGATATTTTCCACAAAGAAAAAAATCCTCCGAGACTGTAGCAATACCATTGTTTGTaatttgtatcaccaagtgcgacaataaagatattaacaaccacttcctgcacaaaatatatattgtgtggttaatcaaaaaaagtgttaattgtccaaaaaaacatctccaatctcttttctatgcaATATTTGGAGACACTGGTAAGTGGTAAGTGATAAATAACTGTCTGTCCAAAAAACATTCTCATATTCCATGTCtatctttgagttgctccaactattcaatatgaatctgtaatttcaagaaaaaataaaccaaaaaaagaaaagattcgagtcaaaaacatggaatttgcataattaccccgctttatattgaagaagtacgcatactaattagacgcataagaacttacttcctccacatcctccactgccccatcctccactgcatcaggttcaaatcctaatacatctTCTTCAATAATCCCATTGTTctcatccatatcttcttttcctACATGGATAAAAACAACCAATGTTATAACTTATAACTTATATATAAGATTTAGACATTCAACTAAAAGAAATATTATTGGTTTGCTTACCAATTCCATAttcccaatcacgagttgttatcaacgcctcagcattttcaggtaataaggaactgcgaaatcgatcaattacccttcctccaatgctaaatgcagattctgaagcgacagttgaaataggaattgacaaaataTCCCCTGCCATTCTTGAAAGTACCGGAAATCGTTGTTCATGGTTCTTCCAATAATTTAGGATGTCGAGTGGTGAATTTAGACAACCCCTGTACGACTCGCCAAGATATTCATCTAACTCTGACAAGTCAGTAAGTACATCACCACCACGTTCCTGTGTTGCAACATATTCCTACATGAAACAACCTAGAAGTGAGTGAACTATGAATATATGAGTCTTAAAAGTCTTAGAAACAAGCTAACACCATCACATACTACATCCACAGTTGACAGTAATTCAAAAGACAACATATTTTAAGATGAAAAGCAATAATTCAAAAGACAACAGGGTTCAGTTAAGTAAGCTTTAACTGTCGGCAGCAGAATTCCCACCATTTTGAAAAAATCACAGTTGACAGTAATTACCTGAaaaaaatcactcccttcttcGGCAGCAGAATTCCCACCATTTTGAATACCCAAATTCTGAGTTGCACAACTATTGGAAGCTCTTGAACTTGACAAGGTGTAATACTCATTAAAAAGTGCTGTCATATTACTACGCACTTTATTAACTTCACGTTCTAATTCTCTCACCTCAGGATACAACTTGGAGTAAGTAAATTTCACAAAATTCATTTTcgatctaggatctaacacaactgCCATAGCCAATATAGGACTCAACTCCTTCCAATAACTATCAAATTTTGCTTGCATCTCTTTTACCATGTTCCTAATGAATTCAATATCATTTCTACTTTCTTTCTTTAGTAACACCTGAACTTGACAAATTCTTTCAAAATACAGATTGGaagtaggatacttactaccagaaaaTATCTTTGTGATATCATGAAACACCTTGAGAAACTTTGTGACTACTTCAATTTgttcccattcttcatcagttGGACAGTCTTCATAGTCTGAATCTACCAACTTCAAATGAGAGAAAACTGGCTTATACAGGATACAACTATCTAACataagataagttgaattccacCTGTGTAAAACAAACATTCAGTGAGTATATAATAAACATTAATACAATTATCTAACTTTATAAGTTATAACAGAAACAGAATAGAAGTGGAATCCCACCTTGTCTTTACGTCTTGACGAATACCCCTTTTTATTCCACACATTCCTAAAGTATTAACAATGTCCAAGAACTTTTGTTTTATTACTTGGGACTTTTTAAGGGACTTCACTGATGCTCTTATCTTAAGCACGGCTGGATCAATCTCCTTAAGTCCTTCTTTTACAATAAGAGCTAAGATatgagcacaacaacgcacatgaaAGAATTTTCCATCGTTCAACAAGATAttctttgcaacaagtctactcttcataattccagcacaagctccgttatttgcagcattatccaaggtgatgttggataccttgtcttcaattccccaatcttctatcataGCAAATAACTTAGCAGAAAGGTGTTCACCTGTTTTGAGGTAGTAGAAAGGAGAAAAGTTATCATGAATTTATATTGAAGAATAAGATAAATAAATAACAGTAAGTGCTTtacctgtatgaggtggtggaagagGACAGAAATTCAGAAGCTTCTTTTGCAACACCCAATCTTGATCAAGATAGTGCGCAGTTAAGCTTATATATCCAGTAGTTGTTACAGAagtccacatgtctgatgttagacataTCCTACCTGTAAGGGTGAGACATACACATTAGCACATCATATTAATCAATTACtcatacataaaagtataaacAAAACATATGGGTCATTAGGATTTGAAACTTTGAATCAtacctggagcaagtttcaatCTGTTGCGAATAATTTCTTTTTGTGCTTTATGTTTATTTACTACATCGGCTTtcccagtattccttgatattggtTTAGCATCCTCATTTAAATAAGTACATATATCCCTAAATTCTttccactccaccaaagcaaatgaAACATTTCTTGCAATGAGTAATGCTGAAAACAGATCTCGTAATTTCA
This DNA window, taken from Papaver somniferum cultivar HN1 chromosome 3, ASM357369v1, whole genome shotgun sequence, encodes the following:
- the LOC113359880 gene encoding zinc finger BED domain-containing protein RICESLEEPER 1-like, whose product is MKSRLVAKNILLNDGKFFHVRCCAHILALIVKEGLKEIDPAVLKIRASVKSLKKSQVIKQKFLDIVNTLGMCGIKRGIRQDVKTRWNSTYLMLDSCILYKPVFSHLKLVDSDYEDCPTDEEWEQIEVVTKFLKVFHDITKIFSGSKYPTSNLYFERICQVQVLLKKESRNDIEFIRNMVKEMQAKFDSYWKELSPILAMAVVLDPRSKMNFVKFTYSKLYPEVRELEREVNKVRSNMTALFNEYYTLSSSRASNSCATQNLGIQNGGNSAAEEGSDFFQEYVATQERGGDVLTDLSELDEYLGESYRGCLNSPLDILNYWKNHEQRFPEKKIWMRTMGLLKKMY